From Anopheles funestus chromosome 3RL, idAnoFuneDA-416_04, whole genome shotgun sequence, a single genomic window includes:
- the LOC125766917 gene encoding uncharacterized protein LOC125766917 gives MATSWISASVHGPYPPHMVPGGVDSDGAQIFVGRAHHAGDLLPAKVLPDKSAAYVAYGGQETLVDHVEVLVHKQLIWDTASSGSVPLGAIVGGHTSDGETLYIGRTYHEGSQTIGKVQCSHNCIYIPYGGAEVSVPTYEVLCERCYSHYGFHPDYLSNPSGLSYDTTEPSAPSALVGRRKSSSSTDSSSRSPSMSGTVKLQGYGAVSNEIAGCWQHCNVSGPFPPNMVRAGIDCDGEVIYVGRAFHEGDMVPAKVIPTKNVAFVCHGGEEVLKEDFEVLRYGAFVWEYASNGSVPETAMRIGQTTDGEPLYMGRAIYSGSQTPGKVHPSHGCCYLPFDGAEVSVTDYEVLCVR, from the exons ATGG CGACTTCCTGGATATCGGCCAGTGTACATGGACCGTACCCACCACATATGGTGCCCGGCGGTGTGGATAGTGATGGTGCGCAAATTTTCGTCGGCCGCGCACATCACGCCGGTGATCTGTTACCTGCCAAAGTGCTGCCGGACAAGAGTGCCGCATACGTGGCGTACGGTGGCCAGGAAACGTTGGTCGACCACGTCGAGGTATTGGTCCACAAGCAACTGATCTGGGATACGGCTTCGTCCGGTTCGGTACCACTCGGTGCCATCGTCGGTGGACATACGTCCGATGGTGAAACGTTGTACATTGGCCGCACCTATCACGAGGGTTCGCAAACGATCGGTAAGGTGCAGTGTTCGCACAACTGCATCTACATCCCGTACGGCGGTGCGGAAGTGTCCGTACCTACCTACGAAGTACTGTGCGAACGGT GTTATTCTCATTATGGATTTCATCCCGATTACTTGTCTAATCCATCGGGCTTATCGTACGACACGACCGAACCGTCGGCACCGTCAGCTTTGGTTGGTCGTCGAAAATCCAGCTCATCTACCGATTCTTCTTCCCGCTCCCCGTCCATGTCCGGAACAGTTAAGCTGCAGGGATATGGGGCGGTATCGAATGAAATCG CTGGCTGTTGGCAACACTGCAATGTTAGTGGACCATTCCCACCAAATATGGTGCGCGCCGGTATAGATTGCGACGGTGAGGTGATCTACGTTGGACGAGCATTTCACGAGGGCGATATGGTTCCGGCAAAGGTGATCCCCACCAAGAATGTCGCGTTTGTCTGTCACGGTGGCGAGGAGGTGCTGAAGGAGGACTTTGAAGTACTGCGGTACGGTGCATTTGTGTGGGAGTACGCATCGAACGGTTCGGTACCGGAAACGGCCATGAGGATTGGTCAAACAACTGACGGGGAACCGCTGTATATGGGACGAGCAATCTATAGCGGTTCGCAAACACCCGGAAAGGTACATCCGTCGCACGGTTGCTGCTATTTGCCGTTTGATGGAGCAGAAGTTAGTGTTACCGATTATGAAGTGCTGTGCGTTCGATAA
- the LOC125770507 gene encoding protein MIS12 homolog, giving the protein MAINPEKEEYELQHFNFSSEELVAQNIQMVQSLLNKSLTVFTEQLIQKQEIPEEPATRLRASCNKTTIAIYNDCAPAMNELNALFRKTFSIPDNVLLPTDLLQIRGYTEELMHSLEQEVQSTKDAVLQGAVFLASLEAEMELHRELESCYEAEEEIFEQLENFQEQDIDPEDVSDLVKRLGSAGIIVNGCTKESIELDNFLLQK; this is encoded by the exons ATGGCAATCAACCCCGAGAAGGAAGAATACGAGTTACAGCACTTTAATTTCTCGTCTGAGGAACTAGTCGCGCAAA ATATACAAATGGTACAATCGTTGCTTAACAAATCGCTCACCGTCTTCACGGAGCAGTTGATCCAGAAGCAAGAAATACCAGAAGAGCCTGCGACACGATTACGTGCAAGCTGTAACAAAACTACAATCGCCATATACAACGATTGTGCGCCTGCAATGAACGAGCTGAACGCGTTGTTTCGGAAAACCTTTTCCATACCGGACAATGTGCTGCTACCAACGGATCTGTTGCAAATACGTGGCTACACCGAGGAACTAATGCACAGTCTCGAGCAAGAGGTACAGAGCACAAAAGATGCTGTACTGCAGGGTGCTGTCTTCTTGGCATCGCTTGAAGCCGAAATGGAATTACACCGGGAGCTTGAATCTTGTTACGAAGCGGAAGAGGAAATCTTCGAGCAACTGGAAAATTTCCAGGAGCAAGATATCGATCCTGAAGATGTGTCGGATTTGGTCAAACGATTAGGAAGTGCCGGCATCATTGTGAATGGTTGCACAAAAGAGAGCATAGAGcttgataattttttattacaaaaataa
- the LOC125770525 gene encoding natterin-3-like, with amino-acid sequence MSEAGIWERCNASGPYPSNMVRVGVDCDGMKIYVGRAFHKGDMLPAKVIPRNKVAYVSYNGREIAKKDFEVLRNGSFEWINGSKGAVPRTAIRIGQTSRGEPLYMGRANYKYSQTPGKVQQSHGCCYLPFNGTEVSVTDYEVLCVRFCCEN; translated from the exons ATGAGCGAAG CTGGTATTTGGGAAAGATGTAATGCTAGTGGACCATACCCATCTAATATGGTGCGTGTTGGTGTTGATTGTGATGGTATGAAGATCTACGTTGGACGAGCATTTCACAAGGGGGACATGCTTCCTGCAAAAGTGATCCCCAGGAATAAGGTGGCCTACGTATCTTATAATGGCAGAGAAATCGCGAAAAAGGACTTTGAAGTACTACGCAACGGTTCATTTGAGTGGATAAACGGCTCGAAAGGTGCAGTACCGCGAACGGCCATACGGATTGGTCAAACATCTCGCGGTGAACCGCTGTACATGGGGAGAGCTAACTACAAATATTCGCAAACGCCGGGAAAGGTGCAACAGTCGCACGGTTGCTGCTATTTGCCGTTTAATGGAACTGAAGTTAGTGTTACCGATTACGAAGTGCTGTGCGTTCGATTTTGTTGTGAGAATTGA
- the LOC125770489 gene encoding congested-like trachea protein, translated as MSENKSPIKYFLSGGFGGICTVLAGHPLDTIKVRLQTMPLPAAGQAPLYAGTLDCAKKTIAREGFRGLYKGMSAPITGVAPIFAVSFFGFGLGKRLQQKTPDEELNYTQLFAAGAFSGIFTTTVMAPGERIKCLLQIQQGGNSPQKYNGMVDCAKQLYAEGGMRSIYKGAFATLLRDVPASGMYFLTYEYIQRVLAAKAGEKKDASIGLLGTIFAGGMAGIANWAIGMPADVLKSRLQTAPEGTYPNGIRDVFRELMRREGPLALYKGVTPVMLRAFPANAACFIGVEVFMKFLNIVAPGL; from the coding sequence ATGTCCGAAAACAAGAGTCCGATCAAGTATTTCCTGTCCGGTGGGTTTGGTGGCATCTGTACCGTGCTGGCTGGCCATCCGCTCGATACGATCAAGGTGCGTCTACAAACGATGCCCTTACCCGCCGCAGGTCAGGCACCACTGTACGCCGGAACGCTGGACTGTGCCAAGAAAACGATAGCGCGGGAAGGTTTCCGCGGGCTGTACAAAGGCATGTCGGCACCGATAACGGGCGTGGCACCGATCTTTGCCGTCAGCTTCTTTGGATTCGGTTTGGGCAAACGGTTGCAGCAGAAGACACCGGACGAGGAGCTGAACTACACGCAGCTCTTTGCGGCCGGTGCGTTTTCGGGCATCTTCACGACCACCGTCATGGCGCCGGGGGAACGGATCAAGTGTTTGTTGCAGATCCAGCAGGGTGGCAATTCGCCACAGAAGTACAACGGCATGGTGGACTGTGCGAAGCAGCTGTATGCCGAGGGTGGCATGCGTAGCATCTACAAGGGTGCCTTTGCGACGTTGCTGCGCGATGTGCCTGCGTCTGGCATGTATTTCCTCACGTACGAGTACATCCAGCGTGTGTTGGCGGCAAAGGCGGGCGAAAAGAAGGACGCATCGATCGGACTGCTGGGAACGATCTTTGCCGGTGGTATGGCCGGTATCGCGAACTGGGCAATCGGAATGCCGGCCGATGTGCTAAAATCCAGACTGCAGACGGCACCGGAGGGCACGTACCCGAACGGGATTCGGGACGTATTCCGGGAGCTGATGCGCCGGGAAGGTCCGCTGGCCCTGTACAAGGGTGTCACGCCCGTAATGCTGCGAGCATTCCCGGCCAACGCGGCATGCTTCATCGGGGTGGAAGTATTCATGAAATTCCTCAATATTGTCGCTCCGGGATTGTAA